A stretch of Polypterus senegalus isolate Bchr_013 chromosome 3, ASM1683550v1, whole genome shotgun sequence DNA encodes these proteins:
- the LOC120524957 gene encoding uncharacterized protein LOC120524957 isoform X1, whose amino-acid sequence MANWTREDAQSASGTSTGMDASQHSTFLIVILVLMLLFLAGVALLLLNHCRQKCLKKRHKEAPSSMKVFLKDQTTSTSNLRAVLSMLGVQSGVQNRDSQTSPIGAAGRRAQRESFDGSNEATCTSSTLTSRNQHFESIHAKQEELGPSQELLVDGDCEQSSSVFFWKQENEQSLMSGIRRIVGSTLTPESILAGQQQLKASTLAHLKRLSSSMKSDASPEELPVPVESPVVGVSQCQNQRTSSLPRDLSYYAAGGSRVQLISYEAPDSPYNNQKSSLGGLEEHGQRNFAKPYLVPAFGFPESSSVPSTLSRPRPCAGRVEEGGQTLSEQSLLERAKASCFFQPRAWFISWSNAPKVEFLQQQEHVGSRDSGVDIFESRHQRQGEIPATGQDGNPSGIHTRPVELEISPREAVEKLGTVESGSKRSLWQKREDRPLIVIN is encoded by the exons ATGGCTAACTGGACGCGAGAAGACGCACAATCAGCTTCGG GTACTTCCACAGGGATGGATGCCAGCCAACACTCCACTTTCCTAATCGTCATTCTTGTTTTGATGCTTCTGTTTCTCGCTGGTGTTGCTCTGCTGCTGCTGAATCACTGCAG ACAAAAATGCTTGAAGAAGAGACACAAAGAGGCACCATCAAGCATGAAGGTGTTCCTCAAAGACCAGACCACCTCCACCAGCAATCTAAGAGCTGTTCTGTCCATGTTAGGTGTGCAGTCTGGGGTCCAGAATCGAGATTCTCAGACTTCACCCATTGGGGCAGCAGGACGGCGTGCCCAAAGAGAGAGCTTCGATGGAAGCAATGAAGCTACTTGCACGTCCTCAACGCTGACCAGCAGGAATCAGCACTTTGAGAGCATTCATGCCAAGCAGGAAGAGCTGGGCCCCAGTCAGGAACTTTTGGTAGATGGAGACTGTGAGCAGTCCAGTTCAGTTTTCTTCTGGAAGCAGGAGAACGAACAGAGCCTCATGAGTGGCATTCGGAGAATAGTAGGCTCAACGTTAACCCCAGAGAGTATTTTGGCAGGACAACAGCAGTTGAAGGCTTCTACTCTGGCCCACCTCAAACGATTAAGCTCTTCTATGAAGAGTGATGCAAGTCCTGAAGAATTGCCTGTGCCAGTAGAGTCGCCAGTAGTTGGGGTCTCCCAGTGCCAGAACCAGAGAACTTCAAGTCTACCTCGTGACCTCAGTTACTACGCTGCTGGAGGTTCAAGAGTCCAACTCATTTCCTATGAGGCTCCAGATTCTCCATACAATAACCAGAAGTCTAGCCTTGGTGGGCTAGAAGAACATGGCCAAAGAAACTTTGCCAAGCCATATTTAGTGCCTGCTTTTGGTTTTCCAGAATCCAGCTCTGTGCCAAGCACCTTAAGCAGACCTAGACCTTGTGCTGGAAGAGTGGAGGAAGGTGGACAGACTTTATCAGAGCAGTCATTGCTGGAACGTGCCAAAGCTAGCTGCTTTTTCCAGCCCCGGGCCTGGTTCATATCCTGGAGCAATGCCCCCAAGGTGGAGTTTCTGCAGCAGCAGGAACATGTAGGCAGCCGGGACTCTGGAGTGGATATCTTTGAGAGCCGACATCAGCGTCAAGGTGAAATACCTGCCACTGGTCAGGATGGCAATCCCTCTGGAATACACACAAGGCCAGTAGAACTAGAAATCTCTCCTAGGGAAGCTGTGGAGAAACTGGGCACAGTCGAGAGTGGGAGTAAAAGGAGCTTGTGGCAGAAGCGGGAAGACCGCCCATTAATCGTGATCAACTGA
- the LOC120524957 gene encoding uncharacterized protein LOC120524957 isoform X2: MDASQHSTFLIVILVLMLLFLAGVALLLLNHCRQKCLKKRHKEAPSSMKVFLKDQTTSTSNLRAVLSMLGVQSGVQNRDSQTSPIGAAGRRAQRESFDGSNEATCTSSTLTSRNQHFESIHAKQEELGPSQELLVDGDCEQSSSVFFWKQENEQSLMSGIRRIVGSTLTPESILAGQQQLKASTLAHLKRLSSSMKSDASPEELPVPVESPVVGVSQCQNQRTSSLPRDLSYYAAGGSRVQLISYEAPDSPYNNQKSSLGGLEEHGQRNFAKPYLVPAFGFPESSSVPSTLSRPRPCAGRVEEGGQTLSEQSLLERAKASCFFQPRAWFISWSNAPKVEFLQQQEHVGSRDSGVDIFESRHQRQGEIPATGQDGNPSGIHTRPVELEISPREAVEKLGTVESGSKRSLWQKREDRPLIVIN, encoded by the exons ATGGATGCCAGCCAACACTCCACTTTCCTAATCGTCATTCTTGTTTTGATGCTTCTGTTTCTCGCTGGTGTTGCTCTGCTGCTGCTGAATCACTGCAG ACAAAAATGCTTGAAGAAGAGACACAAAGAGGCACCATCAAGCATGAAGGTGTTCCTCAAAGACCAGACCACCTCCACCAGCAATCTAAGAGCTGTTCTGTCCATGTTAGGTGTGCAGTCTGGGGTCCAGAATCGAGATTCTCAGACTTCACCCATTGGGGCAGCAGGACGGCGTGCCCAAAGAGAGAGCTTCGATGGAAGCAATGAAGCTACTTGCACGTCCTCAACGCTGACCAGCAGGAATCAGCACTTTGAGAGCATTCATGCCAAGCAGGAAGAGCTGGGCCCCAGTCAGGAACTTTTGGTAGATGGAGACTGTGAGCAGTCCAGTTCAGTTTTCTTCTGGAAGCAGGAGAACGAACAGAGCCTCATGAGTGGCATTCGGAGAATAGTAGGCTCAACGTTAACCCCAGAGAGTATTTTGGCAGGACAACAGCAGTTGAAGGCTTCTACTCTGGCCCACCTCAAACGATTAAGCTCTTCTATGAAGAGTGATGCAAGTCCTGAAGAATTGCCTGTGCCAGTAGAGTCGCCAGTAGTTGGGGTCTCCCAGTGCCAGAACCAGAGAACTTCAAGTCTACCTCGTGACCTCAGTTACTACGCTGCTGGAGGTTCAAGAGTCCAACTCATTTCCTATGAGGCTCCAGATTCTCCATACAATAACCAGAAGTCTAGCCTTGGTGGGCTAGAAGAACATGGCCAAAGAAACTTTGCCAAGCCATATTTAGTGCCTGCTTTTGGTTTTCCAGAATCCAGCTCTGTGCCAAGCACCTTAAGCAGACCTAGACCTTGTGCTGGAAGAGTGGAGGAAGGTGGACAGACTTTATCAGAGCAGTCATTGCTGGAACGTGCCAAAGCTAGCTGCTTTTTCCAGCCCCGGGCCTGGTTCATATCCTGGAGCAATGCCCCCAAGGTGGAGTTTCTGCAGCAGCAGGAACATGTAGGCAGCCGGGACTCTGGAGTGGATATCTTTGAGAGCCGACATCAGCGTCAAGGTGAAATACCTGCCACTGGTCAGGATGGCAATCCCTCTGGAATACACACAAGGCCAGTAGAACTAGAAATCTCTCCTAGGGAAGCTGTGGAGAAACTGGGCACAGTCGAGAGTGGGAGTAAAAGGAGCTTGTGGCAGAAGCGGGAAGACCGCCCATTAATCGTGATCAACTGA